In the genome of Streptomyces sp. P3, the window ATCCACGACCTGAAGAACGCGAACCCGCAGGCGCGGATCCACGTGAAGCTGGTCTCCGAGGTCGGCGTCGGCACGGTCGCGGCCGGTGTGTCGAAGGCGCACGCGGACGTGGTGCTCATCTCCGGCCACGACGGCGGCACCGGCGCCTCCCCGCTGACCTCGCTCAAGCACGCGGGCGGACCCTGGGAGCTCGGCCTCGCCGAGACCCAGCAGACCCTGCTGCTCAACGGCCTGCGCGACCGGATCGTGGTCCAGACGGACGGCCAGCTCAAGACCGGCCGCGACGTGATCATCGCCGCGCTGCTCGGCGCCGAGGAGTTCGGTTTCGCGACCGCGCCGCTCGTCGTCTCCGGCTGCGTCATGATGCGCGTCTGCCACCTCGACACCTGCCCGGTCGGCATCGCCACCCAGAACCCGGTGCTGCGCGACCGCTTCGCCGGCAAGGCCGAGTACGTCGTGAACTTCTTCAGGTTCATCGCCGAAGAGGTCCGCGAACTGCTGGCCGAGCTGGGCTTCCGCTCGATCGAGGAGGCCGTCGGTCACGCCGAGGTCCTCGACGTCGAGCGCGCCGTCGACCACTGGAAGGCCCAGGGCCTCAACCTGGCCCCGCTCTTCCACGTGCCCGCCCTGCCCGAGGGCGCGGCCCTGCACCAGGTCATCGCGCAGGACCACGGCCTGGAGAAGGCGCTCGACAACCAGCTCATCAAGCTCGCCGCCGACGCCCTCGCCGCGGACTCCCAGGCCGACGCCCAGCCGGTGCGCGCCCAGGTCTCCATCCGCAACATCAACCGCACCGTCGGCACCATGCTCGGCCACGAGGTGACGAAGAGGTTCGGCGGCGCGGGCCTGCCCGAGGACACCATCGACATCACCTTCACCGGCTCCGCCGGCCAGTCCTTCGGCGCCTTCCTCCCGCGCGGCGTCACGCTGCGACTGGAGGGCGACGCCAACGACTACGTCGGCAAGGGCCTCTCCGGCGGCCGCGTGATCGTCCGTCCGGACCGGGGCGCCGACCACCTCGCCGAGTACTCGACCATCGCGGGCAACACCATCGCCTACGGCGCGACCGGCGGCGAGCTGTTCCTGCGCGGTCGCACCGGAGAGCGGTTCTGTGTCCGCAACTCCGGTGCGACGGTCGTCTCCGAAGGCGTGGGCGACCACGGCTGCGAGTACATGACCGGTGGTCACGCGGTGGTCCTCGGCGAGACGGGCCGCAACTTCGCGGCGGGCATGTCCGGCGGCATCGCCTACGTGATCGACCTGAACCGCGACCACGTCAACGCCGGCAACCTCGACGCCGTCGAGGCGCTCGACGACACCGACAAGCAGTGGCTGCACGACGTGGTGCGCCGCCACGCCGAGGAGACCGGCTCGACGGTCGCCGAGAAGCTGCTCGCCGACTGGGACGCGGCCGTGGAGCGCTTCAGCAAGATCATCCCCAGCACGTACAAGGCAGTGCTCGCCGCCAAGGACGCCGCCGAGCGAGCGGGACTCTCCGAGTCCGAGATCACCGAGAAGATGATGGAGGCGGCGACCCATGGCTGACCCGAAGGGCTTCCTGAACCACGGCCGTGAGGTCGCCAAGTCCCGCCCCGTCGACGTGCGGCTGAAGGACTGGAACGAGGTCTACGTTCCCGGTTCGCTGCTGCCGATCATCGGCAAGCAGGCCAGCCGGTGCATGGACTGCGGCATCCCGTTCTGCCACAACGGCTGCCCGCTGGGGAACCTGATCCCCGAGTGGAACGACTTCGCCTACCGCGAGGACTGGTCGGCCGCGCAGGAGCGGCTGCACGCGACGAACAACTTCCCGGAGTTCACCGGGCGGCTGTGCCCGGCTCCCTGCGAGTCGGCGTGCGTGCTCGGCATCAACCAGCCGGCCGTCACCATCAAGAACGTCGAGGTCTCGATCATCGACAAGGCGTGGGAGACCGGCGACGTCGCCCCGCAGGCGCCCGAGCGCCTGTCCGGCAAGACGGTCGCGGTCATCGGTTCGGGCCCGGCGGGCCTGGCCGCCGCCCAGCAGCTCACCCGGGCCGGCCACACCGTCGCCGTCTACGAGCGCGCGGACCGCATCGGCGGCCTCCTCCGGTACGGCATCCCCGAGTTCAAGATGGAGAAGCGGCACATCAACCGCCGCATCGAGCAGATGCGCGCGGAGGGCACCCGCTTCCGCACCGGCATCGAGATCGGCCGCGACCTCAAGGCGACCGACCTCAAGAAGCGCTACGACGCCGTCGTGATCGCCGCCGGCGCCACGACCGCTCGTGACCTGCCGGTCCCCGGCCGTGAGCTCAAGGGCGTCCACCAGGCGATGGAGTACCTGCCGCTGGCCAACAAGGTCCAGGAGGGCGACTTCGTGGCGCCCCCGATCACGGCCGAGGGCAAGCACGTCGTGGTCATCGGCGGCGGCGACACCGGTGCCGACTGCGTGGGCACCGCCCACCGCCAGGGCGCGGCCTCCGTCACCCAGCTGGAGATCATGCCCCGGCCGGGCGAGGAGCGGAACCCGGGCCAGCCGTGGCCGACCTTCCCGATGCTCTACAAGGTCACCTCCGCGCACGAGGAGGGCGGCGAGCGGGTCTACTCCGTCTCCACCACCCACTTCGAGGGCGACGAGGACGGCAACGTCCAGTGGCTGCACCTCACCGAGGTCGAGTTCGTCGAGGGCAGGCTGACGCCCAAGCCGGGCACGGAGCGCAAGATCCCCGCGCAGCTGGTCACCCTCGCCATGGGCTTCACCGGCACCGACCGCGAGAACGGCCTGGTGGAGCAGTTCGGCCTGGCGCTCGACGAGCGCGGTAACGTCGCGCGTGACGCGGACTTCGCGACCAACGTGCCCGGCGTGTACGTCGCCGGAGACGCCGGCCGCGGCCAGTCGCTCATCGTGTGGGCGATCGCGGAGGGCCGCTCGGCCGCCCGCGGCGTCGACCGGTTCCTGACCGGCGCGAGCGACCTGCCTGCCCCCATCCGCCCGACGGACCGCTCGCTGATGGTCTGACGGCCCCGCCGAAAGGCACCCAGACGTCCCGTACAAAGGCGTGCGGAACATTGACGGCGCCTGCCCACAGTCCCCGACCGGACGACTGGGCAGGCGCCGTCGCCATTGCGTACACCTGTGCCCGAGGGCGAGGACGGTGGGTGTGGGAGGCTGTGCGCCATGGTCGCGATCAGTCTCACCAAGGTCCAGGAGACCGCACCCGCGCTGGTCAGCCTCTACAAGAGCGCCGGGGTGTCCCTCGCCAAACACGGCCTCGGCGGGCAGCGGGCCGCCGTCTACCTCGTCGTCGACTACTCGGGGTCGATGAAGCCGTACTACCAGGACGGCAGTGTGCAGGCGCTCGCCGACCGGGTGTTGGGACTCTCCGCCCATCTCGACGACGACGGCCGGGTGCCGGTCGTCTTCTTCTCCACCGACGTCGACGCCGTCACCGACATCGCCCTGGCCGACCATCAGGGGCGGGTGGACCGCATCGTGGCCGGGCTCGGGCACATGGGCAGGACCAGTTACCACCTCGCCATGGACGCCGTCATCGACCACTACCTCGACAGCGGCGCACGGGAGCCCGCGCTCGTCGTCTTCCAGACCGACGGCGGTCCCATCAACAAGCTCGCCGCGGAGCGCTACCTCTGCAAGGCCTCCAAGCTGCCCCTGTTCTGGCAGTTCATCGGCTTCGGCGACCGCGGCAGCAGACAGTTCGACTTCCTGCGCAGGCTCGACGAGCTGCCCGTCCCGGCGAAGCGGACGGTCGACAACGCCGGTTTCTTCCACGCCGGTCCGGATCCGCGGAAGGTGTCGGACGCGGATCTCTACGACCGGCTCGTGGGCGAGTTCCCGCAATGGCTGACGGCCGCCCGGGCACACGGGATCGTACGGCCGTAGCGGCGGCGGTGGCGGCCGCCCGGAACCGTCCGCACCGTTGGCTCAGCGGGTCGTCCGTGCCACCCTGAGGAAGATCCGACGGGGAGGCGGCGACGTATGGGCGAGTACGCGGGATCGGTGAACGAGGCGGCGCAGGAAGGCAGTTCACGGCCGAGGGGCGAGCCGGGCAAGGGCGAGCGGGTCGCTGACTGGGCGGACGAACGGCTCGGGCTGTACACGCTGGCGAAGGCCAACCTGCGCAAGGTGTTCCCGGACCACTGGTCCTTCATGCTGGGCGAGATCTGTCTCTACAGCTTCCTGATCCTCATCCTCACCGGCGTCTATCTCACCCTGTTCTTCGAGCCGAGCAGCGCCGAGGTCGTCTACCACGGCTCCTACGCGCCCCTCAACGGCATCACGATGACGCGGGCGTACGAGTCGACGCTCGACATCAGTTTCGACGTGCGCGGCGGGCTGCTGATCCGGCAGATCCACCACTGGTCGGCGCTGGTCTTCGTCACCGGCATGCTCGTGCACATGATGCGGGTGTTCTTCACCGGCGCGTTCCGCAAGCCGCGCGAGGTCAACTGGGTGTTCGGCTGGCTGCTGTTGTTCCTCGGCATCCTTACCGGTCTCACCGGCTACTCGCTCCCCGACGACCTGCTCTCCGGCACCGGGGTGCGGTTCGCCGACGGCGCGATCCTGTCCGTCCCGATCGTCGGGACGTACCTGTCCTTCTTCCTCTTCGGAGGGGAGTTCCCGGGGCACGACATCATCTCCCGGTTCTACCCGATCCACGTCCTGCTGCTGCCCGGCATCATGCTGGGGCTGGTCGTCGCCCACCTCATCCTGGTGTTCTTCCACAAGCACACCCAGTACCCCGGACCCGGACGCGACCAGAGGAGCGTCGTCGGCATGCCGTTCATGCCGGTATACATGGCGAAGGCCGGCGGGTTCTTCTTCCTGGTCTTCGGGGTGCTGGCGGTGATGGGCGGTATCGCGAGCGTCAACCCGGTGTGGGCGTTCGGACCGTACCGGCCGGACCTGGTGACGACGGGCGCCCAGCCGGACTGGTACCTCGGCTTCTCCGAGGGGCTGATCCGGGTGATGCCGGGCTGGGAGATCAACGCCTGGGGCCACACCCTGGAACTGGGCGTCCTCATCCCGTTCTCGCTCTTCCCGCTGATCCTGCTCGCCATCGGGGCCTATCCGTTCGTCGAGGCGTGGATCACCGGCGACAGGCGGGAGCACCACATCCTCGACCGGCCGCGCAACGCCCCCGTGCGCACCGGTCTCGGCGTGGCATGGCTGACCCTGTACGCGGTGCTGCTGCTCGGCGGCGGCAACGACATCGTCGCCACGCATCTGCACCTGTCCATCAACGCGATCACCTGGTTCGTGCGGATCTCCGTGTTCGTCGCCCCGGTCGTCGCCTTCATGGTCACCAAGCGGATCTGTCTCGGACTGCAGCGCCGCGACCGGGACCTGGTGCTGCACGGCCGGGAGACGGGCACCATCAGGCGTCTGCCGCACGGCGAGTACATCGAGGTCCACGAACCCCTGAGCCGGGAGCGGCTGTTCACCCTCACCCAGCACGAGCAGCCCGCGCCGTACGAGATCGGTCCGCTCGTCGACCACAACGGGGTGCGGCGGCCGGTCACCGTGTCCCAGCGGGTGCGGGCGCGGCTGGCCCGGGCGATGTACGGGGCGGACGGCCACATCCCCAAGCCGACGCCCGAGGAGTACCGCGAGCTCACCGGGGGCCACGGAGGTCAGGGGAGTCCTGCGGGCCACGGGGGTCATGAGGGCCACGCGGGACATGGGGGAGACGGACACTGAGGACCCGCCGCGCGAAGCGTTCGCCGATCAGACGGTGTCCCGCCCCGTCCGGGTGGAGGCCGTCGGGCAGCGGCGTCCCCGCGGCGTCGGCCTCGCCGTAGAGATCGAGGCCGTCGACGTGGTGCAGGTGCGGGTCGTCGGCGGCGCGCTCGGCCACGATCCGGGCCAGTTCGGCGCGGATCACCCGCAGGGTCAGCTTCCCGTACGCCACCTCGGCCGGATCGCCCATCGGCTGGAACAGCGCCCTGCCCGCGGCGGCGGAGGCGAAGTCGAGCGAGGTGGGGCCGGGCGTGTCCTCGTGCATCGGGCACAGGATCGGTGAGACGACCACCAGGGGCGTGCTCGGACGTCCCTCGCGGATCGTGTCGAGGAAGCCGTGCACGGCCGGGGTGAAGGCGCGCAGCCGCATCAGGTCGAGGTTCACCACGTTGATGCCCACCTTGACGCTGATCAGGTCGGCCGGGGTGTCCCGCAGCGCGCGGGCGGTGAACGGGTCCAGCAGGGCGCTGCCGCCCAGGCCCAGGTTGATCAGCTCCACCCGGGCCAGCGAGGCGGCGAGGGCGGGCCAGGTCGCGGTGGGGCGCACGGCGTTTGAGCCGTGACTGATCGAACTGCCGTGGTGCAGCCAGACCGGGCGGCCGTGCGCGGGGGCGGCGGTCAGCGGGGCGTCGGTGCGCAGGGCGACCAGTTCGGTGGTCTCGGTGGGCGGAAGCCAGATCTCCAGGTCCTTGGCCCCGGCCGGCAGGCCCGTGAACCGCAGGGTGACGACCGGGCCGCACCGCGTGTCGACGGTGTCGGCCGCCAGGTCGACGCTCTGCACGCGGCCGCCCTCCGGCGCGACGGCGGCCCTGACCGGACGGCCGTCGACGAGCAGTTCGTACACGCCGTCCGGGAGGGGCGGGCCGCCGACGTAGACCCGCCTCGTGGGCAGGACGTCCAGCTCGACGGCGGTCGCCTCGCTGCGGAACGCGAGCCGCACACCCGACGGCTGGGACTCTGCCATGGCGAGCTGCGGGTCGGCGCACTGGGCACGCGCGCGTGGGGGCAGCCGGTGCGGCAGCACACCGTGGTCGGTGCGCTCCACGTCGAGGGCTCCGCGCAGCAGATCGGCGGTGACCGGCGTGGTGACCCAGGCCGGCTCGGGCGCGCGGCTCATGCGGCGGGCCAGTTGCGCAGCAGGGCGTCGAGGGCGTCCAGGACCCGGACCCAGGTCTCGTCCGTGTCCGGCGCGCTGTGGCTGAAACTCCCGCCCAGCTCCAGGCCGACGTAACCGTTGAACACGCTGCCGAGCAGCCGGACCGCGTGCGTGCGGTCCGGCTCCGCCAGGTCGTAGCCGCGCAGCAGCGCCCGGGTCATCTGCGCGTGCCGGACGCCGGCGCTCGCGGCCGCCGTCTCGGGGTCGAGCCGCAGCTGGGCGGCGGCGTAGCGGCCGGGATGCTCGTGCGCGTAGTCGCGGTAGACGTTGGCCAGGGCGGTCAGGGCGTCCTTGCCGGCCCGGCCCGCCAGGGCGTCGGCGGCCCGGTCGGCGAGCTCATCGAGGGCGAGCAGCGCGATCCTGGTCCTGAGGTCCTGAGAGTTCTTCACGTGCGAGTACAGACTCGCCACCTTGACATCGAACCGCCGGGCCAGGGCCGAGACGGTCACCTCCTCGAAGCCGGCCTCGTCGGCGAGCTCGGCGCCCGCCCCCACGAGGCGCTCCGTGGTCAGTCCGACCCGTCCCATCTCGTCCTCCCTCTCTCCCTCACACCATCCTCGTGCCCTTAAGTCATTATGTGTTTGCCTAAAAGTATTAGGCAAATTAGCCTCGCTGATATGAAGCCGCTGACCGAAGCAGAGATCCGCGCCGCGTTCGTGAACTGCACCAAGGGCGAGGCGAAACGCCTGTCAGTACCGCGCGACCTCGCCGACCGCCCGTGGGACGACCTGGACTATCTGGGCTGGCGTGACCCCCAGGCCCCCGACCGCGCCTACCTCGCCGTGGAGCTCGACGGCAGGCTGAAGGCCCTCGCCCTGCGCACCTCCGCCGCCGGCCCCGGGCAGTCCCGGCGCAGCATGTGCCGGCTGTGCCTGACCACCCACTCCGGCGGCGTCTCGCTGATGGTCGCGCCGAAGGCCGGCCGGGCCGGTCAGCAGGGCAACTCGGTGGGCGCCTACATCTGCAGCGACCTCGCCTGCTCGCTGTACGTGCGGGGCAGGCGGGACGCGGGCATCGGGGCGCGACTGCACGAGACGATCACGCTGGAGGAGAGGATCGAGCGGACGGTCGCCCACCTCGCCGCGTTCGTCTCCAAGGTGACGGGCTGACCCTGCCGTCTGCCGTCTGCCGTCTGCCGTCTGCCGTCTGCCGTCTGCCGTCCGGCGACCGGCGACGGGCGTCCGCCGCCCGCCGTCCCTCGCTCGCGGGTGGCGGCCCGGCCGGGGGTCGCGCCCCCGCGGCGGCGGTTCAGGCGCGGGCGCGCAGCACCTCCGCCCGGCAGTCGTCCGGGGCGCCCCACGCCGTACGCAGCGCGCGGGCCTTGGTCAGCCACAGCGACAGGTCGTACTCCGCCGTGTAGCCGATCGCGCCGTGCAGCTGGAGCGCGGTGCGGGCGGTCGCGTACGCCGCCTCGCAGGCGCTCACCTTCGCCGCGGCCACGTCCGCCGGGGTCATCGTCACGGCTGCGCCCAGCACCAGGGGACGGGCGAACTCCAGCGCGATCTTGGCGTCCGCCAGCCGGTGCTTGACCGCCTGGAACGACCCGACGGGCACCCCGAACTGGACGCGCTGCCGCACATACCCCACCGTCCGGTCCAGCAGTGCGAGACCCACGCCCAGCGCCTGCGCGGCGGTGGCGAGACGGGCCCACAGCAGGGCGCCCTCCGCGGGCGGATCCGGGTCGAGGAGTTCACCGCCCGGCAGCAGCCGGGTGAGCCGTCGGGCCGGGTCCAGGGACGCGCGGACCGGGCCGTGTCCCGGGGCGAGCCGCAGCCCGTCCGCGGCCAGCACCAGCCGTGCCGCCGCCGCGTCGCCGTCCAGGGCGTACCCGCCCTCCCGCGCCAGCGTCGCCATCGACTCGCCCGAGGCCAGGCCCGGCAGGAACCGCCCGGCCGGCCCCGGAGCGCGCAGCGCCGCGGCCGCGGCCACCGTCTCCACCAGCGGGCCGGGCACCGCATACCGCCCCAACTCCACGAAGGCGACGGCCAGTTCCACGGGCCGCGGCCCCAGCCCTTCGTACGCCTGCGGGACCGCGAGCGCGAAGACGCCGGCCGCGGCGATCCGCGACCACAGCGCCCGCCCGGCCGTCCGCTCGCCCCGGCTCCAGTCGCGGATCACGGCCGGTGTGCCGGCCGCGGCCAGCATGGCGTGCAGCGACTCGGCGAAGGCCCGCTGCTCGGCGTCGAGGAGGAAGCGCGGCGCGGGCGCCTTCGGTGCGGGGACGTGCGGCGAGACGGTCATCGGCGTCCCCTCGGCAGGCCGAGCAGGTGCTCGGCGATGATGTCGCGCTGGATCTCGTTGGTGCCCGCGTAGATCGGCCCGGCGAGAGCGAAGACGTACCGCTGCGACCACTCCTCCTCGGCGAACTCGCCCTCCTCGCCGAGGAGATCCAGCGCCGTCTCGTGCAGGGCGATGTCGTACTCGGACCAGAAGACCTTGTTCAGGCTCGCCTCGGCGCCCACGCGCTCGCCGCCGAGGAACCGGGAAGCGGTCGCGAAGGTGGCCAACTGGTAGGCGCGGGCGCCGATCAGCGCGTCCGCGACCTGTGCCCGCGCGCCCTGCGGACCGCCCTGCGCCCGCCAGAGCGCGTGCAGCCGCTCCGCCGCGGCGAGGAAGCGGCCGGGGGAGCGCAGCGTCAGCCCGCGTTCGTCGGCCGCTGTCGCCATCGCGATCCGCCAGCCCTGGCCCGGCTCGCCGATCACGTCCTCGTCCGCCACGAACACCTCGTCCAGGAACAGTTCGGCGAACGCCGGCTTCCCGTCGAGACGGCCGATCGGGCGGACGGTGACGCCCTCGGCCCGCAGGTCGAACATGACGTAGGTGAGCCCCTGATGGGGTTTCGGCGCCTCGGCGTCACTGCGGAACAGACCGAAGGCGCGGTCGGCGAAGGCCGCGCGCGAGGACCACGTCTTCTGACCGCTGAGCCGCCAGCCGCCGGGGACCCGCACCGCCCGGGCCCGCAACGAGGCCAGGTCCGAACCGGCCTCCGGCTCCGACCAGGCCTGCGCCCAGATGGTCTCGCCGCACGCCATCGCGGGCAGCACACGCGCGCGCTGCTGCTCGGTGCCGTGCTCGAACAGGGTCGGCGCGAGGAGGCTCACGCCGTTCTGGCCGACCCGGCCCGGCGCGCCCGCCGCGTAGTACTCCTCCTCGAAGAGCAGCCAGCGCATGAGACCGCACTCCCGTCCGCCGTACCGCCTCGGCCAGTTCACCGCCGACCAGCCGCCCGAGGCCAGTTCGGCCTCCCAGGCGCGATGCGCGGCGAAGCCCTCGGCGGTCTCCAGCGAGGGCAGCGGCTCGGGCGGCACATGCGCGTGCAGCCATTCCCGGGCCTCGGCGCGGAACGCCTCGTCGGCGGGGGAGTGCGTGAGATCCACGGGCGCTCTCCTACGGGTGCATTTCGCGGGACCGTTCTTCCCTAACAAGTGTTTGGTAGGTTAGCGTGGCTCCATGACAGGCGTCGAGAGTCCGGCATACGTGCCCGGTCACGGGCTGCTCAGGGGGCGCACCGCCGTCGTCACGGCCGCGGCCGGGGCCGGCATCGGCCAAGCCGTCGCACGGCGCTTCCTGGAAGAAGGGGCGCGCGTGCTGATCAGCGACGCCCACGCCCGGCGGCTCAAAGCCCACGAGAGCGCGCTGGCCGAGGAGTTCGGGCCGGCGTCGGTGGCGGCCCTGCCCTGTGACGTCACCGACGAGGACCAGGTGCGGGCTCTGTTCGACGCCGCCGCCGACGCCCACGGCAGGCTGGACATCGTCGTCAACAACGCCGGCCTCGGCGGCACCGCCCACCTCGCGGACATGACGGACGACCAGTGGAACCGCGTCCTCGACGTCACACTGAACGGCACCTTCCGCTGCACCCGGGCCGCCCTGCGGCGGATGCGCGACACCGGCGGCGGCGTCATCGTCAACAACGCCTCCGTCGTCGGCTGGCGCGCCCAGGCCGGGCAGGCGCACTACGCGGCGGCGAAAGCGGGCGTGATGGCACTGACCCGCTGCGCGGCGATCGAGGCCGCCGCCTGCGGCGTACGGGTCAACGCCGTCTCACCCAGCCTCGCCATGCACCCGCACCTGGTGAAGGTCACCTCCGCCGAACTGCTGGAGGAGCTCACCGCACGCGAGGCCTTCGGACGGTACGCCGAGCCCTGGGAGGTCGCCAACGTGATCGTGTTCCTGGCGTCCGGCTACTCCTCGTACATGACCGGCGAAGTGGTCTCCGTCAGCGGCCAGCATCCCTAGGACGACAATGGACGCGTGCCTCCTACGAAGCCTTCCGCCCAGCCTGCTGCGAAGAAGAAGCCCCAGGTGACCGCCGCGCCCGCCCGGCGCCGCGAACTCCTCGAGACCGCTGCCGAGGTCTTCGCCGAGCAGGGCTACAACGCCACCACCGTGCGCAAGATCGCGGACCACGCGGGCATGCTCGCGGGCAGCCTCTACTACCACTTCGACTCCAAGGAGTCGATGCTCGAGGAGATCCTGCGCAGCTTCCTCGACGAACTGTGGGACGGCTACGACACCGTCCTGGCGGCCCCGCTGGGCCCCCGCGAGACCCTCGAGGCCCTGGTCACCGAGTCGTTCAGGGAGATCGACCGGCACCGTGCCGCCGTCGCGATCTACCAGAAGGAGAGCAGGCAGCTGGTGGCGCAGGAACGGTTCGCGTTCCTCGCCGACTCCCAGCGCAGATTCGAGACGGCGTGGCTCTCCACGCTGGAACGCGGCGTCGCAGCCCGGGTCTTCCGGGCCGATCTCGACGTCCGTCTCACCTACCGGTTCGTCCGCGACACGGTGTGGGTCGCCGCGTCCTGGTACCGGCCCGGCGGGCAGCACAGCCCGGAGGAGATCGCCCGCCAGTACCTGTCGATGGTGCTGGACGGCATCGCCGTCCGTGAATAGTCCACTGACGTGCCCCTTTGCATGAGGGAGTTGCCATGGCCGAGGCCTACATCGTCGAAGCGGTCCGTACGCCCGTCGGGCGGCGGGGGGGAGGTCTGTCCGGGGTGCACCCGGCGGACCTCGGCGCGCACGTGCTGAAGGAACTCGTCGCCCGCTCGGGCGTGGACCCGGCGGCCGTCGAGGACGTCGTCTTCGGCTGCCTGGACACGGTCGGACCGCAGGCCGGCGACATCGCGCGGACCTGCTGGCTGGCCGCCGGACTCCCCGAGGAGGTGCCGGGCGTGACCGTCGACCGGCAGTGCGGCTCCTCGCAGCAGGCCGTGCACTTCGCCGCCCAGGGCGTGCTGTCCGGCACCCAGGACCTCGTCGTCGCGGGCGGTGTGCAGAACATGTCGCAGATCCCGATAGCCTTCGCCACCCGGCAGGCCGCCGAACCGCTCGGCTTCACCCGGGGCCCCTTCGCCGGCAGCGAGGGATGGCGCGCACGGTACGGGGACCGGCCCGTCAACCAGT includes:
- a CDS encoding TetR/AcrR family transcriptional regulator; this translates as MPPTKPSAQPAAKKKPQVTAAPARRRELLETAAEVFAEQGYNATTVRKIADHAGMLAGSLYYHFDSKESMLEEILRSFLDELWDGYDTVLAAPLGPRETLEALVTESFREIDRHRAAVAIYQKESRQLVAQERFAFLADSQRRFETAWLSTLERGVAARVFRADLDVRLTYRFVRDTVWVAASWYRPGGQHSPEEIARQYLSMVLDGIAVRE